In Bombus huntii isolate Logan2020A chromosome 3, iyBomHunt1.1, whole genome shotgun sequence, a single genomic region encodes these proteins:
- the LOC126864307 gene encoding slit homolog 3 protein, whose protein sequence is MQRFWNVSGGWSDRKTGMSAVLMNGLLMLGFVVATMRDTMVLGFSGPTLVMDQDIPSRICKYSRGYSMIQVHCKNLGLEWIPPHLKTEIQVLDASVNRVRVLTNDSLAAYTNLAYVYLSDNFIQEIQEGAFDNLRYLRVIDLSTNGCDSLPKSLFQLPYLQKIYLAKNRLSDDLFKNMEVKSPLIFLQLAKNRLNKIPQLGPLPTLLHLNVSGNSIASVSPEDLASFCSLQILDLSKNPIKFDANSCECQTLNAWLSIRGIHSRPVYNCTEEHERGCTKPEFSNRTTELYEQCSEIQRLKEETKKARYMWILIACCISGFLICLFISLFWVHKRNKRKKKLKEEQRLNANNANTELLNSNLNQSENT, encoded by the exons GCATGAGTGCAGTTCTGATGAACGGGCTCCTAATGCTGGGCTTCGTCGTAGCGACCATGCGGGACACGATGGTCCTTGGATTTTCCGGGCCAACACTAGTCATGGATCAGGACATCCCTTCGAGGATTTGCAAGTACAGCAGGGGGTATTCGATGATCCAAGTTCATTGCAAGAATTTAGGCCTCGAATGGATTCCTCCGCATTTGAAGACGGAAATTCAG GTGCTGGACGCGTCTGTGAACAGAGTGCGAGTGTTGACGAACGACAGTCTGGCGGCGTACACGAATCTCGCCTATGTTTATCTGAGCGACAATTTCATCCAGGAGATCCAGGAGGGAGCATTCGATAATCTACGATACCTGAGGGTGATCGATCTGTCGACAAACGGCTGCGATTCCCTTCCCAAGAGTCTCTTCCAGTTACCGTATCTCCAAAAGATTTATCTAGCCAAAAATAGACTGAGCGACGACCTATTCAAAAACATGGAAGTGAAGTCTCCGTTGATCTTCTTGCAGCTAGCGAAGAACAGGCTTAACAAGATACCACAGCTGGGTCCGCTTCCCACGCTGTTGCACCTGAACGTTTCGGGCAACAGCATTGCCTCTGTTTCTCCGGAGGATCTGGCTTCCTTCTGTTCTTTACAGATCCTTGACTTATCTAAAAATCCGATCAAATTCGACGCGAATAGCTGCGAGTGCCAGACGTTGAACGCGTGGCTGAGCATCCGCGGAATTCATTCGCGACCAGTCTACAACTGCACCGAAGAGCACGAAAGGGGATGCACGAAACCGGAGTTCAGCAATAGAACCACGGAACTGTACGAGCAGTGCTCGGAAATACAGCGATTGAAAGAGGAGACGAAAAAGGCCAGGTACATGTGGATATTGATCGCCTGTTGCATCTCTGGCTTCCTCATCTGTCTGTTCATTAGCTTGTTTTGGGTGCACAAGAGAAACAAGCGGAAGAAGAAGCTGAAGGAAGAGCAGAGGCTAAACGCAAACAACGCAAATACCGAGTTACTCAACAGTAATTTAAACCAATCGGAAAACACTTGA